Genomic window (Armatimonadota bacterium):
CGTTCGCCCTGTGCAAAAAGGCGGCGATTCGGAGATCGCCGCCTATCAATATTTCACAATCTAACTGCCGACTGCCGACAGCCAACTAATCTATCTGCATAGGCATAAGGACATATGTATAATCAAACTGTCCCTGCGGTCTGATAACTGCCGGGCTGGACTCGCCTGAAAGCTCTACATCAATCGCCTCGGTGTCGATCACATTCAAAACATCCAGCAGGTAACGAGCATTGAAAGCCATTTTAATGTCGTCGCCCTCTTTAATGACCTCGACCTCTTCATGCGCTCTGCCGACGTTTCCACTCTCAGCGGTAACCGTCAGAGTACCGTCCTCGATACTTAGAATAGTCTTGTGTGAGTTCTCGCGAGCGACGATCTCGACGCGCTTTACGCTCTGCAGTAACTGGTCTGTGGGAATTGTAAGCTTCTTATTATGCTCCTGAGGGATAACTTTCTCGTAGTTCGGGAACTGGCCCTCGATCAGCCTGGAAATAAGGCTTGTCTCGCCTATCTGGAACATAATCTGACTCGCAGCGATCTTGATCTCGATTGTGCCCTTGCCCTCCGGGACGATGCGTGTCAGTTCGTTCATTGCCCTGCCGGGGATTATCGCATTCACACTCCCATGGCTCTCTGCAACTGCGCACTCCTGCAGGCACAGCCTATGGCCGTCCGTCGATACCAGCTTGGCTCCGTCATCGGTAACCTGCATCAGGATCCCTGTGAGGATTGCGCGGGACTCGTCCTGGCTGATCGCAAAGGACGTTCTCTTGATCGCGTCGCGCAGAGCATCGTGCTCAATTGTCAGGCTGACATCTTCGTGTATCTCAGGCAGCATTGGGAACTCTTCAGCAGGCAAGCCAAGAATCGAATAATCGGATGTTCCGCACTGCAAGCTGATCGTATTTGCATCATCAACCGAAAGGGTCACGTCCGTATCCGGCAGCGCCGCAAGGATTTCAGTCAGAGTCTTAGACGGGACCGCCATCTGGCCCGGCTCCTCAATCTTTGCCTCCACCACACACTCCATGCCGATCTCAAGGTCGGTTGCGGCGATTCTGATCTTGTCTTCCTCAGCCGTAATCAGCAAGTGCCCGAGAATCGGAAGTGACGTGCGTGGACTGACCGCTCTTCCCGCTGTCTGCACGCCCTCGAATATATCCTTTCTAGCGCATATAACCTTCAACGACTGTTCCCCCTTAATCTGCTTCAAATCTTGCGTTAGTATAGCACAGCAGGCCGACACTTACAAGACGCCGTCACTTATACTTCTGGAGATATTCAGGGTTACAAGTCAGCGTTATGGGGCTTGTGGACGTATTCAATATGCCTCTGGCCGAGATGTAATTACCGGTCGTAATACCGGTGTATCCGGGCGCATATACTCTGATCTTCGTTCCGGAGCCGTCATCGATGTCGAAGTAGTTTGTATTTGGGTTCTCTACTTTTCCCCAGACCTTAAAAAGATAGTACTGACCGGCAGTGCTCGATATGGCGTCTTTAATGCGGCGTCCATTTACGCCTACAACTTCAGCGGTTCGGTAACTGAGATTGGAGTTCGTTACCTGGTTACCAGCCGCATCACGAGCAACAACTGCTACAGAATGCAGGCCGAGTGTGGAATCAGCGGCGATATTTCCACTCCATACGCCGTTCGAATCTGTCAGAGCCGTGCCGTTGGCCGTAACGGACGTGACGCCTACATTGTCCGCCGCATTGACCGTCACACTGACGGTGTCGCTTTTGGCAGCCATTGCGGGGCTTATACTTGAAGAACTGATCGTCGGCGAGGCGATGTCTGTAATCCACACACGAAGCGCTTCAAGACGCTTGCTCTGCCCCGTGGTTCCTGCAACAGCGCCATTCGCAACAACGGGCTGCCAGCCGATATCCTGAACGTTGGCCTGGTAGCTGACCGAATAACCTGTGCCGACTGTGATCTGTATGGCTTCAAGCCTTCGATTAATACCCGTAGTGCCGGCCATTGCTCCATTTGATACCCAACCTTGCCAACCATAACTCTGCACGTTGGCACGGTAGGAAACAGTGGTATTAAGTGAGCGTATGCAAAGAGCCTGTATTGCCTTGCTTTGCCCTGTTGTGCCGGCAGTAGAGCCATTCTGGACCCAACTCTGCCATCCGATATTTGCAACATGTGCTACATATTGGATGCACGCACCTGATCCGGGATTGGGTGCGGATGGTGGGGGCTGCGGCGTGTTGTAGAAGCCTTTTAATACTCCGCAACCTGCATCATTCATTGCCTTAATCATATCTGCATTGCTGTAGTATTTGCGATACCCCAGATAGGTTCCAGGATCGTTGCAGATAAGGTAGTCGGAATTATACCCGACAGCCACTATGTAATGGCCCCCGGTGTAGGTGTAGCCGCGGTTAGTCAAATCACCAGCTTTTACATGGACCAGAACCGGATTTCCGGCGGCTATCTCGTTTTTGATATTCGCGAGAGTAGATGTAGTCTGATAGACAGTGCCTATACCAAAAACTCCATTCGCAGCGCTTACCAACTGACTCAAGCTGGTTCCATTCGAATCGTTTCCATTTGGGTTGCCGCCCAGGTAATTCCAAATATTTATAATATCCTGTGTCACTGGCACCCCGCTTATGCCGGAATAACCCCAAACATAGCGGCAGCACATGGCTGTCGAAGCCGGACCACAGGAGCCCTTGCCGCATGTGTCATTATTCCAGAATTGCTCTAGAAACCCTACGGGCAGAATCACATCTGCGAATGTCGGCAGAGTCATCGACAACACAAAGATTGATATCAAAGCTGTTATAATGCGCCTATGCCTATTCATTCTATGTCCTCTCATTCTGGCTCTTACAATTAGCGCGCTCTATGCATGTTCAAATTTCAAATTACCTCATATTTGAATACGCATAGTATCTTGACAGAGTTATACTACATGTTCGCTAGGTTGTCAAAGTGCTTTTCACCGTGAGGGTGAGGAAAACACAAAAAAGGGCACCCAAAGGCACCCTTTTGTCTTATTTGTATGTGTTGATCTCTATTTTACGGCCTTGATTATCCCAGTGAAATCGGCAGCCTTAAGAGCAGCGCCGCCTATCAGACCGCCATCAATGTTTGGCTTGCTGAGCAGTTCAGCAGCATTACTCGGCTTCATACTGCCGCCATATTGAATGCGAACCGCATCCGCCACATCAGCGCCGTACATCTCCTTTACAACTCCACGGATCACGCCGCAAACTCTGTCGGCCTCATCAGCATCACAGGTCTTGCCGGTTCCGATAGCCCACACAGGCTCGTATGCGATTACCATCTGCATAGCCTGCTCTTTTGTGAAACCGGCGAGGTCGGCTTTCATCTGTGCGGAAATAACCTCATCGGTCTTACCGGCTTCACGCTCAGAGAGCATCTCGCCGCAGGCAATGATCGGCTTGAGACCGGCGGCAAATGCGAATTTGGCTTTCATGTTCACAGTCGCGTCGCTCTCACCAAAATATGCGAGGACTTTGGCAAGCTCGCCATCAACAGTGCCGAAGCGTCCACGGGTCTCGGAGTGACCGATAATGACCCACTGGCAGCCTGCATCCACCAGCATCTGCGGTGAGACCTGGCTGGTCCACGCGCCGGACTCTTTCCAGAATGTGTTCTGACCGCCGAGCATGATGTTTGAACCCTTGATCGCATCACCGACCTTAGCGAGCGACACGAAAGTCGGGCACACGGCTATGTCTACATTGTCGATACCAGCGACAAGACCCTTAAGCTCATTGACCAGGGCGACGCCCTCGTCAATGGTCTTGTTCATTTTCCAGTTTCCAGCTATAAACGGTTTTCTTGACATTAGTTTTCCTCTATAAGTCTTTCCAACGTATCGAGCACGGCTTTTTTTGCCGCCCAATCTCGCAGGTAGGAGTAATCCAATTTCTCTTTCCTGATCTTCAGTATACCTGCAATATCTTTCAATTGTCTCTCTGATGGGCTGATTTGGTTCCAGAGCAGTTTTGATATGATCGTATCCTCAGCAGACTCGACATATGCCTGCAACGTCCCCCAAGCATTACTTGACTGTCTGCGGGCAAACTGTGTCCGGCTCAACTCATCATCCTTTAGCACCCAAAAATCCACCTTGAAGCTGCTTGCATAATGAATAATGTTGAACATATCAACATTCCTGACAGCTTCTTCGGCTGCTTCAGTGTCGAAATAGAACTCATTGCCCAAACGCCTGGCAAGTCGGTGCATGGAATCGACATCCAGCACGATCACCATGTCCATATCGTGCGTATCACGTATCTCACCATAAGCGGATGCAGCCATTGAACCGACGATCATATATGAGATGCGCTCTTCATTCAGAGCCGATATCACCATTTCGATAACTGCAGTTTGGCTGACTACCATCCGTATGCCTTTTTACGAATATCCTCCGGCAAAACACGCATGGAAAGCTCCTTGAGTATGTCCATCTCAGACGCGTCAGGATTTTCAGAGCGTATTGCAGATATGACCATCTCACGCATCGCATCACAGAACGACGCCGTAATCTCCAGCTTGCGCCCGATTGGAATGCTTCGCAATATCTCCAGATACTTTTCTCTTGCTTCTGGAGACATTCTGTCGAGTTCTTCAAGACCCATTGCAGCACGCCTTTTGCTTGTATCCACCAAACCCCTTCCCTCTCCCGCCAACGGGGAGACGGAAGGGGATCTGTTGCCAATTGCCTATCTTACTTATCCTGCAGAGCGACCACACCCGGCAGTTCCTTGCCCTCGAGGAATTCGAGAGAGGCGCCGCCGCCGGTGGATACATGGCTCATCTTGTCTGCAAAGCCCATCTGTTCGACTGCAGCAGCGGAGTCACCGCCGCCGATGATCGTGGTTGCGGAAGCATTGGCCAGAGCCTCAGCTACTGCCTTTGTGCCGACCGCGAAGTTAGGCATCTCGAAGACACCCATCGGGCCGTTCCAGACGATAGTCTTGGACTTTGCGATCACTGCCTTGAACTTCTCGATCGAGGCGGGACCGATGTCCATACCCATCCAGTCGGCGGGAATGCCGTCAACAGGAACGACCTTGCGCTCTGCATCGTTTGAGAACTCAGTCGCCACAACCACATCTACCGGCAAAACAAGCTCTACGCCAAGCTCTTTGGCTTTTGCCATAGCGTTCTTAGCGAGGTCCAGGCCCTCGGCATCCAGAAGTGACTTGCCGATCTCATAGCCCTGCGCCTTGAAGAAAGTATAAGCCATGCCGCCGCCTATAATCAGGCTGTTCACTTTGGTGAGCAGGTTGTCGATTACAGGGATCTTGTCAGCGACTTTCGCGCCGCCAAGGATCGCCAAGAATGGCCTTTCGGGGTTGCCTATGGCCCTGCCAAGGTAATCGAGTTCTTTCTCCATAAGAAAGCCCGCGACGCCCGGCAGATACTTGGTCACGCCCTCAGTGGAAGCATGCGCTCTATGAGCGGTGCCGAACGCGTCGTTCACGTAAAGCTCGCCAAGGCTTGCAAGCTGCTCGGCGAACTTCGGATCGTTCTTGGTCTCTTTCTTGTAGAACCTGACATTCTCAAGGAGCAGCACATCGCCGTCCGCAAGGCTCATCGCTGCCTGCTTTACCTCGTCGCCTATGCAGTCGTCGGCTTTCTTGACGGTCTTACCCAGCAGGTCCGAAAGGCGCTGGGCGACAGGGTCCAGGTTAAACTTTTTAACCGAATCAGGGGTCACATTGCCGTTTTCATCGGTCTCAGGGCGGCCAAGGTGAGACATTAGTATCACCCTGGCGCCATTATCTATCAGATATTTGATGGTAGGAAGCGCCGCAACGATTCGCCGATCATCGGTAATGTTGCGGTCCGAATCCAGCGGCACGTTGAAGTCCACACGGACCAGAACGCGCTTCCCGCGAACGTCGATATCCTTTACGGTCTTCTTATTCATCTTAGAGACCCTTCTTGACCATGAACATGATGAGGTCGCCTACTCTCATGGAGTATGCCCACTCATTGTCATACCAGCTCAAAACCTTGGCATACTTGTCGCCGATCATCATTGTGGACAGACCATCGAAGATCGAGCTTCTGGGGTCGCCCTTGAAGTCGGTCGAAACAACTGCGTCTTCGGTGTAACCAAGGATGCCCTTCATAGGACCATCGGCAGCGGCCTTGACAGCGGCGTTGATCTCTTCAACCGTGGTCGCTCTCTTGAAGTTGACGGTAAGGTCAACCATGGAGACGGTCGGTGTCGGGACGCGCAGTGAAAGACCGTGCAGTTTGCCCTTAAGCTCAGGTATAACAAGACCGATGGCCTTGGCAGCGCCTGTGCTGGTCGGGATGATATTGACGGCGGCTGCGCGGGCACGTCTTGGATCCTTGTGAGCCTGGTCGGCGGTCTTCTGGTCATTGGTGTATGAGTGGATCGTGTTCATGAAACCGTTCTCAATACCAATGGCATCATTGAGGACCTTTGTGAACGGAGCAAGGCAGTTGGTTGTGCAGCTTGCGTTCGACACGACGCTGTCCTTGGACGGATCGTAGACGTCTTCGTTCACGCCCATAACGATGGTGGCATCCTCATTCTTCGCAGGGGCGGAGATGATGACTTTCTTTACTGTGCCGTGCTTGTGAGCGGCAGCCTTGGTGGCGTCTGTGAATACACCGGTGCTTTCGACAACGATCTCAACACCATGATTCTGCCACGGAATGTTCGCAGGATCCTTCTCGGCATAAACAGCAATCTTCTTGCCGTCGATGATGATTCCGTCTTCGACTGCCTCTACGGTTCCCTTCCAGGGACCATAGTTGCTGTCATACTTGAAGAGATGGGCGTTTGTTTTGGAGTCGAACAGATCGTTAATGGCAACGACTTCGATATCGTTGGGATAATTCTCTAGCATCCCTCTGAGGGACAACCGGCCGATTCTGCCGAATCCATTGATTCCGACTTTAACTGACATTTTGTTTTCGTTCCTCCTGTCATCGGTTGTTTGTGGGCTGGATTTATACGTGCCAAAATAGCCCGGGGGCTCAATAAGCTGCCGGGCTTCCTAAACCTATATATTTTATCCAGCTAGAAGAGAAGTGTCAAACTTTTAATCTGAAGGCATTCAAAACCGGCTGAACTAGCACCCGTCGTGTACGTAGTAATCACCGTAAGGCATGAGTTTGCGGTCACGCACCTTCTTCCCATCAATCCAAGTCCACCATATATCACCACGGGGTATAACTGTGCTATTATAACCGCAAGCTTGTAATGCATAAATACGTACCGCAGCTTCTGCTATGGCCTTTGTAAGGATTTGCTTTACGCCAAACGCATTGTGAAATTTCTCAGTTGCCAGCTCGATAAGCTCAATGAGATAATCCTGCTTTTCATAAGCCGAGCATAGATCAAGACGAAGAATGCCGATGTCTTTGGTCTTGTCGAACATCTCGATAGTGCCGACGGCTGTATTGTTCTGAGTATCGATGATTGAGAACCGTATGCACGCGCCCCCTTCATACGCTCCCCATCGTGATTCATATGCCCCAATCCATCCCCGGATCATCTCAGTCATCTCGTTTAGCGTTTTGAAATAAAAATCGCATGAGCAGTTATCTGAATTCATTAATCGGACAGCCGAGGGGTCGGAATAGCATTGATGCAAATTCTCCGCGTCTTCTTGCTCAACTAATCGAAGCTTGAAATGGCCTGACTTATAAACCGGGCAGTTGTCAAAAATTGTTGTATCTTTCACGTTAACCCCTCCCTTGGGATGTGCTTTGCATCCCTCTCATAAATTGTAGCAGGATAACATTGAGTGCATATTGGAGCAGCTATAAAACCACATAATATTTTTGTGCGAACGGGGGCATGATAGCACATGGCCGATTGCCATGATTAGTCACAGGAACATAGCGGCTTCGGCATCGAGATCGTACAAGATTGATTGCAAATGGCGAATTGAGACTGGTGCCAAAATAAAAAATAGTGAGAAATCTACTTTTTGAGATGTCTGGTTCAAAGCAGATTCCTCACATTCGTTCGGAATGACTATATTTGATTGGTCTGCGGTTTTGCAATTCGCTGTATGATCACCGCATTTTTCGTCTCGCAACAAGC
Coding sequences:
- the dnaN gene encoding DNA polymerase III subunit beta, giving the protein MKVICARKDIFEGVQTAGRAVSPRTSLPILGHLLITAEEDKIRIAATDLEIGMECVVEAKIEEPGQMAVPSKTLTEILAALPDTDVTLSVDDANTISLQCGTSDYSILGLPAEEFPMLPEIHEDVSLTIEHDALRDAIKRTSFAISQDESRAILTGILMQVTDDGAKLVSTDGHRLCLQECAVAESHGSVNAIIPGRAMNELTRIVPEGKGTIEIKIAASQIMFQIGETSLISRLIEGQFPNYEKVIPQEHNKKLTIPTDQLLQSVKRVEIVARENSHKTILSIEDGTLTVTAESGNVGRAHEEVEVIKEGDDIKMAFNARYLLDVLNVIDTEAIDVELSGESSPAVIRPQGQFDYTYVLMPMQID
- a CDS encoding C39 family peptidase, which produces MNRHRRIITALISIFVLSMTLPTFADVILPVGFLEQFWNNDTCGKGSCGPASTAMCCRYVWGYSGISGVPVTQDIINIWNYLGGNPNGNDSNGTSLSQLVSAANGVFGIGTVYQTTSTLANIKNEIAAGNPVLVHVKAGDLTNRGYTYTGGHYIVAVGYNSDYLICNDPGTYLGYRKYYSNADMIKAMNDAGCGVLKGFYNTPQPPPSAPNPGSGACIQYVAHVANIGWQSWVQNGSTAGTTGQSKAIQALCIRSLNTTVSYRANVQSYGWQGWVSNGAMAGTTGINRRLEAIQITVGTGYSVSYQANVQDIGWQPVVANGAVAGTTGQSKRLEALRVWITDIASPTISSSSISPAMAAKSDTVSVTVNAADNVGVTSVTANGTALTDSNGVWSGNIAADSTLGLHSVAVVARDAAGNQVTNSNLSYRTAEVVGVNGRRIKDAISSTAGQYYLFKVWGKVENPNTNYFDIDDGSGTKIRVYAPGYTGITTGNYISARGILNTSTSPITLTCNPEYLQKYK
- the tpiA gene encoding triose-phosphate isomerase encodes the protein MSRKPFIAGNWKMNKTIDEGVALVNELKGLVAGIDNVDIAVCPTFVSLAKVGDAIKGSNIMLGGQNTFWKESGAWTSQVSPQMLVDAGCQWVIIGHSETRGRFGTVDGELAKVLAYFGESDATVNMKAKFAFAAGLKPIIACGEMLSEREAGKTDEVISAQMKADLAGFTKEQAMQMVIAYEPVWAIGTGKTCDADEADRVCGVIRGVVKEMYGADVADAVRIQYGGSMKPSNAAELLSKPNIDGGLIGGAALKAADFTGIIKAVK
- a CDS encoding phosphoglycerate kinase; this translates as MNKKTVKDIDVRGKRVLVRVDFNVPLDSDRNITDDRRIVAALPTIKYLIDNGARVILMSHLGRPETDENGNVTPDSVKKFNLDPVAQRLSDLLGKTVKKADDCIGDEVKQAAMSLADGDVLLLENVRFYKKETKNDPKFAEQLASLGELYVNDAFGTAHRAHASTEGVTKYLPGVAGFLMEKELDYLGRAIGNPERPFLAILGGAKVADKIPVIDNLLTKVNSLIIGGGMAYTFFKAQGYEIGKSLLDAEGLDLAKNAMAKAKELGVELVLPVDVVVATEFSNDAERKVVPVDGIPADWMGMDIGPASIEKFKAVIAKSKTIVWNGPMGVFEMPNFAVGTKAVAEALANASATTIIGGGDSAAAVEQMGFADKMSHVSTGGGASLEFLEGKELPGVVALQDK
- the gap gene encoding type I glyceraldehyde-3-phosphate dehydrogenase; amino-acid sequence: MSVKVGINGFGRIGRLSLRGMLENYPNDIEVVAINDLFDSKTNAHLFKYDSNYGPWKGTVEAVEDGIIIDGKKIAVYAEKDPANIPWQNHGVEIVVESTGVFTDATKAAAHKHGTVKKVIISAPAKNEDATIVMGVNEDVYDPSKDSVVSNASCTTNCLAPFTKVLNDAIGIENGFMNTIHSYTNDQKTADQAHKDPRRARAAAVNIIPTSTGAAKAIGLVIPELKGKLHGLSLRVPTPTVSMVDLTVNFKRATTVEEINAAVKAAADGPMKGILGYTEDAVVSTDFKGDPRSSIFDGLSTMMIGDKYAKVLSWYDNEWAYSMRVGDLIMFMVKKGL
- a CDS encoding GNAT family N-acetyltransferase: MKDTTIFDNCPVYKSGHFKLRLVEQEDAENLHQCYSDPSAVRLMNSDNCSCDFYFKTLNEMTEMIRGWIGAYESRWGAYEGGACIRFSIIDTQNNTAVGTIEMFDKTKDIGILRLDLCSAYEKQDYLIELIELATEKFHNAFGVKQILTKAIAEAAVRIYALQACGYNSTVIPRGDIWWTWIDGKKVRDRKLMPYGDYYVHDGC